The nucleotide window CGGCGCGACGGTAATGGAAACGGCCATCAAGAATGGCGTTCCGGGAATCGAGGCCGAATGCGGCGGCGCCTGCTCCTGTGCCACGTGCCATGTCTATGTGGACGAGGCCTGGGCGTCAAAGACTGGTGAGCCGGGTGCGATGGAAGAAGACATGCTCGACTTTGCGCAGGATGCAGATGAGCGCAGCCGCCTTTCCTGCCAGATCAAGATGACCGACGAACTGGATGGCCTTGTCGTGCGCATTCCTGAGAGTCAGGCTTGAGCCTGGCGGTCCTGATGGCCTGAGTGATGTCCCGAATAATGCCTTGGGCCGCTTGTACGGCTGGGGCTGGATCAGACTTGAAAGCGGGGGCTTGCGGGCCTCCGCTTTTTTAATTGAAAGCCGTCCGGCAATGCGGCAGATTGT belongs to uncultured Cohaesibacter sp. and includes:
- a CDS encoding 2Fe-2S iron-sulfur cluster-binding protein; this translates as MPKITFITFDDTQYDVEAKDGATVMETAIKNGVPGIEAECGGACSCATCHVYVDEAWASKTGEPGAMEEDMLDFAQDADERSRLSCQIKMTDELDGLVVRIPESQA